The Devosia sp. A16 genome includes a window with the following:
- the epmA gene encoding EF-P lysine aminoacylase EpmA gives MHADRRPALLARNRIELAVRNYLGARDFLMVDPPGLQRSPGNETHLHAFATTAIGNDGVGETLYLHTSPEFSMKKLLAAGERRIASLGHVWRNRERSALHHPEFTMLEWYRAGEPYDAVIADCVALLRLAAETAGVTTLRFRGRECDPFAAPERLGVVEAFQRFAGIDLLATMDAAGETDAEALAAQMRAVGLEVPRDHTWSYLFSRVLVEKVEPNLGLGRVTVLDRYPAAEAALARRTGDDLRLAERFELYACGVELANGFGELTDAAEQRRRFAAEMDEKQRLYGETYPLDEELLAALPLMEDTSGVALGFDRLVMLAVGARRIEDVLWVPVVGGDR, from the coding sequence GTGCATGCCGACCGGCGCCCGGCGCTCCTGGCGCGCAACCGGATCGAACTGGCGGTGCGCAATTACCTGGGCGCTCGGGATTTCCTCATGGTCGACCCACCGGGGCTGCAGCGCAGCCCGGGCAACGAAACGCACCTGCATGCCTTCGCCACCACGGCGATCGGCAATGACGGGGTGGGGGAGACGCTCTATCTCCACACTTCGCCGGAATTCTCGATGAAGAAGCTCCTGGCGGCGGGCGAGCGGCGGATTGCCAGCCTCGGCCATGTCTGGCGGAATCGGGAGCGGAGCGCGCTGCATCATCCCGAGTTCACCATGCTCGAGTGGTATCGGGCGGGCGAGCCGTATGATGCGGTGATCGCCGACTGCGTGGCGCTGTTGCGGCTCGCGGCCGAGACGGCGGGTGTCACGACGCTCAGGTTCCGCGGTCGGGAGTGCGATCCGTTCGCCGCGCCCGAGCGGCTGGGCGTGGTCGAAGCATTTCAGCGCTTTGCCGGGATCGACCTGTTGGCGACGATGGATGCCGCGGGCGAGACCGATGCCGAGGCATTGGCCGCCCAGATGCGAGCGGTTGGGCTCGAGGTTCCCCGGGACCATACCTGGTCCTACCTGTTCAGCCGCGTGCTGGTGGAAAAGGTCGAGCCGAATCTAGGGTTGGGGCGGGTGACGGTGCTCGATCGCTATCCGGCCGCCGAGGCGGCGCTGGCGCGGCGCACCGGGGACGACTTGCGCCTGGCCGAGCGGTTCGAGCTCTACGCCTGCGGAGTCGAGCTGGCGAACGGCTTCGGCGAGCTCACCGATGCGGCCGAGCAGCGCCGCCGTTTTGCCGCCGAGATGGATGAGAAGCAGCGGCTCTACGGCGAAACCTATCCGCTGGACGAGGAACTGCTGGCGGCCTTGCCGCTGATGGAGGACACCAGCGGCGTGGCGCTCGGTTTCGACCGGCTGGTGATGCTGGCGGTCGGGGCGCGGCGGATCGAAGACGTGCTGTGGGTGCCGGTGGTCGGAGGCGACAGATGA
- the efp gene encoding elongation factor P, with product MVKVIASSLRKGNVVEHDDGKLYIVLVAENIHPGKGNSVTKVDMRRISDGVKVAASWRTVEMVEKADVDERAYQFLYHDGEGYHFMEPTTYEQIAVSEDVVSDQAAYLTDGMEVYIRTFEGVALSIELPQRVTLEIVETEPVVKGQTASSSFKPATLNNGVKTMVPPHIGVGTKVVVMTADGSYVERAKD from the coding sequence ATGGTCAAGGTCATCGCCTCGTCGCTGCGCAAGGGCAATGTCGTGGAACACGACGACGGCAAGCTCTACATCGTGCTGGTCGCCGAGAATATCCATCCCGGCAAGGGCAACTCGGTGACCAAGGTCGATATGCGCCGCATCTCGGACGGTGTGAAGGTTGCCGCCAGCTGGCGCACCGTCGAGATGGTCGAAAAGGCCGACGTCGACGAGCGCGCCTACCAGTTCCTCTACCACGACGGCGAGGGCTACCACTTCATGGAGCCCACCACCTACGAGCAGATCGCCGTCTCCGAAGACGTGGTCAGCGACCAGGCCGCCTACCTCACCGATGGCATGGAAGTCTATATCCGTACCTTCGAGGGCGTGGCGCTGTCGATCGAACTGCCGCAGCGCGTCACCCTCGAGATCGTCGAAACCGAGCCGGTGGTGAAGGGTCAGACCGCCTCCTCATCGTTCAAGCCGGCGACCCTCAACAACGGCGTCAAGACCATGGTCCCGCCCCATATCGGCGTTGGCACCAAGGTCGTGGTGATGACCGCCGACGGCAGCTACGTCGAACGCGCCAAGGACTGA
- a CDS encoding ABC transporter ATP-binding protein, translating to MVSLKLDEVAAGYGRKTVVSGVTTPAFAAGEIVAVIGPNAAGKSTLFKRIAGLIQGAGTVAVADAKHAGRALSYMPQDTSANAVLTVYESILLARKQGSGWGVEDGDLKAIDAVIAALGIRPIAFRNLGELSGGQRQLVSIAQSLVREPEILLMDEPTSALDLHRQVEVLGFMQQTARARGMIVLIALHDLNQALRFADQTMVIVNGRMTACGKSSDVITVELLRDVYRVDARIETCSRGLPHVIVDGTVEAVRAAA from the coding sequence ATGGTAAGCCTGAAGCTCGATGAGGTGGCGGCGGGCTATGGCCGCAAGACCGTGGTCAGCGGCGTCACCACTCCCGCCTTCGCCGCCGGCGAGATCGTCGCCGTCATCGGCCCCAACGCTGCCGGCAAGTCGACGCTGTTCAAGCGCATCGCCGGCCTGATCCAGGGTGCCGGCACGGTCGCGGTGGCCGATGCGAAGCACGCCGGTCGGGCGCTGAGCTACATGCCGCAGGACACTTCGGCCAACGCCGTGCTCACGGTCTACGAGTCGATCCTGCTTGCTCGCAAGCAGGGCTCCGGCTGGGGCGTCGAGGATGGCGACCTCAAGGCCATCGATGCCGTGATCGCCGCGCTCGGCATCCGGCCGATTGCCTTCCGCAACCTGGGCGAGCTGAGCGGCGGCCAGCGCCAGCTGGTGAGCATCGCCCAGTCGCTGGTGCGCGAACCGGAAATCCTGCTGATGGATGAGCCGACCTCGGCCCTCGACCTGCATCGGCAGGTGGAAGTGCTCGGCTTCATGCAGCAGACGGCGCGCGCCCGCGGCATGATCGTCCTCATCGCGCTGCACGATCTCAACCAGGCGCTGCGCTTTGCCGACCAGACCATGGTAATCGTCAACGGCCGGATGACCGCCTGCGGCAAATCCAGCGACGTGATCACCGTCGAGCTGCTGCGCGATGTTTATCGCGTCGACGCTCGCATCGAGACCTGCTCGCGCGGCCTGCCGCACGTCATCGTCGACGGCACGGTCGAGGCGGTGCGCGCCGCGGCGTGA
- a CDS encoding UdgX family uracil-DNA binding protein (This protein belongs to the uracil DNA glycosylase superfamily, members of which act in excision repair of DNA. However, it belongs more specifically to UdgX branch, whose founding member was found to bind uracil in DNA (where it does not belong), without cleaving it, appears to promote DNA repair by a pathway involving RecA, rather than base excision.): protein MRAVRLAALNDFDEWRAAARRLLLDAVPPDEVVWLDPTTPHDLFVSEAAVEQVTERRVGVVPQRFIDWAEAGICHSDPERFALLYRLLWRLQKDRGLMEARSDPDVGQLDRRVSAVRRDAHKLKAFVRFRSVADASGLERFAAWFEPEHYVLERVAPFFVRRFTGMMWAIVTPYRSAFWDGENLEFGPGGHKADVPAEDAMEDAWKSYFASIFNPARLKVAMMKSEMPVKYWRNLPEAELIPSLIRGAKAAEAEMIERQASIPPSRHMRRAERQVDEVVPEVEITSLSAARDAIEGCRRCPLYEMATQAVFGEGPAHAEVMFVGEQPGDQEDLAGKPFVGPAGKVFDAAMTEAGMDRDRAYVTNAVKHFKFVPRGKKRLHQRPNMGEVKACRFWLDLEREFVKPKLIVALGATAVASLAGSGTTLSSVRGKLTELTDGTRMFATVHPSYLLRMPDRAEAARERERFVADLREIGRLLG from the coding sequence ATGCGTGCGGTGCGGCTCGCAGCGCTCAACGATTTCGACGAGTGGCGGGCGGCCGCGCGGCGCCTGCTGCTCGATGCGGTGCCACCCGACGAAGTCGTATGGCTCGATCCCACCACGCCGCACGATCTGTTTGTCAGCGAGGCTGCCGTCGAGCAGGTGACCGAGCGCAGAGTCGGGGTGGTGCCGCAGCGCTTCATCGACTGGGCCGAGGCCGGCATCTGCCACAGCGACCCGGAGCGCTTCGCGCTGCTCTACCGGCTGCTGTGGCGGCTGCAGAAGGACCGGGGATTGATGGAGGCACGCTCCGACCCCGATGTCGGCCAGCTCGACCGGCGCGTTTCGGCGGTGCGGCGCGATGCCCATAAGCTCAAGGCCTTCGTGCGGTTCAGGTCGGTGGCCGATGCCTCCGGGCTCGAGCGCTTTGCGGCGTGGTTCGAGCCCGAGCACTATGTGCTGGAACGGGTGGCGCCATTCTTCGTGCGGCGCTTCACCGGCATGATGTGGGCCATCGTCACCCCCTATCGCTCGGCGTTCTGGGACGGCGAGAACCTCGAGTTCGGCCCGGGCGGGCACAAGGCCGACGTGCCGGCGGAAGATGCGATGGAGGATGCCTGGAAGAGCTACTTCGCGTCGATCTTCAATCCGGCGCGGCTCAAGGTCGCGATGATGAAATCGGAGATGCCGGTGAAATACTGGCGCAACCTCCCCGAGGCCGAACTCATTCCCTCCCTGATACGCGGCGCCAAGGCAGCGGAGGCGGAAATGATCGAGCGACAGGCCAGCATCCCACCATCAAGGCACATGCGGCGCGCCGAGCGGCAGGTCGATGAGGTGGTGCCCGAAGTCGAAATCACCTCGCTCAGCGCGGCACGCGACGCGATCGAGGGGTGCCGCCGCTGCCCATTGTACGAGATGGCGACGCAGGCGGTGTTCGGCGAGGGACCCGCCCATGCCGAGGTGATGTTCGTCGGCGAGCAGCCCGGCGACCAGGAGGACCTGGCGGGCAAGCCCTTCGTCGGGCCGGCCGGCAAGGTGTTCGATGCGGCAATGACCGAGGCGGGCATGGACCGCGATCGGGCCTATGTCACCAATGCGGTCAAACACTTCAAGTTCGTGCCGCGCGGCAAGAAGCGGCTGCACCAACGGCCCAATATGGGGGAGGTGAAGGCGTGCAGGTTCTGGCTCGATCTCGAGCGCGAGTTCGTCAAGCCCAAGCTGATCGTGGCGCTGGGCGCCACAGCGGTCGCCAGTCTTGCCGGCAGCGGCACGACGCTGAGTTCGGTGCGCGGGAAACTCACCGAGTTGACTGACGGCACCCGCATGTTCGCGACCGTGCACCCCTCATACCTGCTGCGAATGCCGGACCGGGCCGAGGCAGCACGTGAACGGGAGCGGTTCGTGGCCGATCTCAGGGAGATCGGGCGCCTGCTGGGGTGA
- a CDS encoding glutathione S-transferase family protein, whose protein sequence is MIPTITAFADSPDQGAGQARDMRVRWALEEVGQPYDVRLVSFAEMKQPKHLALHPFGQIPTYEEGDLGLFESGSIVLHIAQQHPGLLPEDRAARARAITWMFAALSTIEPPILDREAAEFFENDKPWYAERMEGVEGRIRTRLAALAGRLGDADWLDGAFSAGDLVLVGVLRRLKGSALLAAHPNLIAYVARAEARPAFRRAFAAQLAVFTDAHATA, encoded by the coding sequence ATGATCCCGACCATCACCGCCTTCGCAGATTCGCCCGACCAGGGCGCCGGTCAGGCCCGCGACATGCGGGTGCGCTGGGCCCTCGAAGAAGTCGGCCAGCCCTATGATGTGCGGCTGGTGTCGTTTGCCGAGATGAAGCAGCCCAAACACCTGGCGCTGCATCCCTTCGGGCAGATCCCGACCTATGAGGAGGGCGATCTCGGCCTGTTCGAGTCCGGGTCTATCGTGCTGCATATCGCCCAGCAGCACCCGGGCCTGCTGCCCGAGGACAGAGCTGCGCGCGCCCGCGCCATCACCTGGATGTTCGCCGCGCTCAGCACCATCGAGCCCCCGATCCTCGATCGGGAGGCGGCCGAGTTTTTCGAGAACGACAAGCCCTGGTATGCGGAACGGATGGAAGGGGTCGAAGGGCGCATCCGCACCCGCCTGGCTGCCCTCGCCGGCCGGCTCGGCGATGCCGATTGGCTGGATGGCGCGTTCAGCGCCGGCGACCTGGTGCTGGTGGGCGTGCTGCGCCGGCTGAAGGGCTCGGCGCTGCTGGCGGCGCATCCGAATCTCATCGCCTATGTGGCCCGGGCCGAGGCGCGGCCGGCGTTCCGGCGGGCGTTCGCAGCCCAACTGGCCGTGTTCACCGACGCTCATGCAACGGCCTGA
- a CDS encoding ring-cleaving dioxygenase has protein sequence MTLELKGIHHLTAITAAAQRNVEFYTRTLGLRLIKKTVNQDDVSAYHLFYGDAIASPGADLTFFDWPAAPNKRGNHEVSRTGLRVHSEADLNWWKEHLAEKDIASGNIKERAGHLSLDFEDFEGQRFRLIADPKSAPAHPWAESPIPAEHQIIGLGPITLAVPDLRRSEPVLSKVMNLREVRSYPAREKHGEIHVFEMGEGGAAAELHVEVNPDLPQARQGAGGVHHVAFRTPNKGEFDEWVKRTAEFGVRSSGEVERFYFKSLYFREPNGILFEIATDGPGFTADEPLETLGQRLALPPFLEGRRAEIEAGLKPL, from the coding sequence ATGACCCTCGAACTCAAAGGTATCCACCACCTCACCGCCATCACTGCCGCGGCGCAGCGCAACGTCGAGTTTTACACCCGCACGCTGGGCCTCAGGCTGATCAAGAAGACCGTCAACCAGGACGATGTCAGCGCCTATCACCTGTTCTATGGCGATGCGATCGCCTCGCCCGGCGCCGACCTCACCTTCTTCGACTGGCCCGCGGCGCCGAACAAGCGCGGCAACCACGAGGTGTCCCGCACCGGGCTGCGCGTCCATTCCGAGGCCGACCTCAACTGGTGGAAGGAGCACCTCGCGGAAAAGGACATCGCCTCGGGCAACATCAAGGAGCGCGCCGGGCACCTGTCGCTCGACTTCGAGGATTTCGAGGGCCAGCGCTTCCGGCTGATCGCCGATCCGAAATCGGCGCCGGCCCATCCCTGGGCCGAAAGCCCGATCCCGGCCGAGCACCAGATCATCGGCCTCGGGCCGATCACCCTCGCCGTTCCCGATCTGCGTCGTTCCGAGCCGGTACTGAGCAAGGTGATGAACCTGCGCGAAGTCCGCTCCTACCCAGCGCGCGAGAAGCACGGCGAGATCCATGTCTTCGAGATGGGTGAAGGCGGCGCCGCCGCCGAACTGCATGTCGAGGTGAACCCCGACCTGCCGCAGGCCCGCCAGGGCGCGGGCGGCGTGCACCACGTCGCTTTCCGCACCCCCAACAAGGGCGAATTCGACGAGTGGGTGAAACGCACGGCTGAGTTCGGCGTCCGCTCTTCTGGCGAGGTCGAGCGCTTCTACTTCAAGTCGCTCTACTTCCGGGAGCCCAATGGCATCCTGTTCGAGATCGCCACCGACGGCCCGGGCTTCACCGCCGACGAACCGCTCGAGACCCTCGGCCAGCGGCTGGCGCTTCCCCCGTTCCTCGAGGGCCGCCGGGCCGAGATCGAAGCGGGGTTGAAGCCGCTGTAA
- a CDS encoding glycosyltransferase family 39 protein, translating into MNQIRYEPPRAVALALLAVIVVVAGLLRFPSLGEQSLWRDEAATWLQVNGSLADVISRTALDNYPPLYNLLAWVCVQLFGGAEWVLRLPSAVLGVINVALLYGLGSRIGGRGAGLIAAGLLALSGYHVWYSQEARMYALLGCAATAHAWAMVYFLDRPRAARALLLGLSGIPLIYAHPYGALTWIGIGFGALCTIALRREWQALPQLILAELLVALSFVPWALILIGRAQTIAKEGFWIGQPTPDYILLQWRKVTSAMFILLVLAIPGLIFLRRRHGPGPAWPWLPLLLSWTLLPSLLGIIASLLVEPVFFDRYLIGSLPAFLILFALAILMPARTLRGVAVAGVVALAMGIATLFFADADPRGDWRAISAQVRSDLQPMDCLAMSSPVDEVVLDYYVPARGDCFVADLDPAQVAKAPASARIIYLAMQPRSDAEATIATLQATRPLLSTHEVHNGTVYILAPALPPG; encoded by the coding sequence GTGAACCAGATCCGTTACGAACCCCCGCGGGCGGTGGCGCTGGCCTTGCTGGCTGTGATCGTTGTGGTCGCCGGGCTGCTGCGCTTTCCGAGCCTCGGTGAGCAAAGCCTGTGGCGCGACGAGGCAGCTACCTGGCTGCAGGTCAACGGCTCGCTTGCCGACGTGATCTCCCGCACCGCCCTCGACAATTACCCACCGCTCTACAACCTGCTGGCCTGGGTTTGCGTGCAGCTGTTCGGCGGCGCAGAATGGGTGCTGCGGCTCCCCTCGGCGGTGCTGGGGGTGATCAATGTCGCGCTGCTCTATGGCCTAGGCAGCCGCATCGGTGGTCGCGGCGCCGGCCTGATTGCGGCGGGCCTGCTGGCGCTTTCGGGCTACCATGTCTGGTATTCCCAGGAGGCGCGGATGTATGCGCTGCTCGGCTGCGCGGCGACCGCGCATGCCTGGGCGATGGTGTACTTTCTCGATCGGCCCCGCGCGGCGCGCGCCCTGCTGCTCGGCCTCAGCGGCATCCCGCTGATCTATGCGCATCCCTATGGCGCGCTGACCTGGATCGGCATCGGCTTTGGCGCACTCTGTACGATCGCCCTGCGCCGGGAGTGGCAGGCACTGCCGCAGCTGATCCTGGCCGAACTGCTGGTGGCGCTGAGCTTCGTGCCCTGGGCGCTGATCCTCATCGGTCGGGCGCAGACCATAGCCAAGGAGGGGTTCTGGATCGGCCAGCCTACCCCCGACTATATCCTGCTGCAGTGGCGCAAGGTCACGAGCGCCATGTTCATCCTGCTGGTGCTGGCCATCCCGGGGCTGATTTTCCTCCGCCGCCGACATGGACCGGGACCGGCCTGGCCCTGGCTGCCGCTGCTGCTGAGCTGGACGCTACTCCCCAGCCTCCTGGGCATCATCGCCTCGCTGCTGGTCGAGCCGGTGTTCTTCGACCGTTATCTTATCGGCTCGCTGCCGGCCTTCCTGATCCTGTTCGCTCTCGCCATACTGATGCCGGCACGGACACTTCGGGGTGTTGCTGTAGCCGGCGTGGTCGCCCTCGCCATGGGGATCGCGACGCTGTTCTTTGCCGACGCAGACCCCCGCGGCGACTGGCGGGCCATCTCGGCACAAGTTCGCTCAGACCTTCAGCCTATGGATTGCTTGGCCATGTCCTCGCCGGTCGACGAGGTCGTTCTCGACTACTACGTCCCGGCGCGCGGGGATTGCTTCGTTGCTGATCTCGATCCTGCGCAGGTGGCCAAGGCCCCTGCCTCAGCTCGCATCATCTATCTCGCGATGCAGCCGAGAAGCGACGCCGAGGCGACCATCGCCACCCTCCAGGCGACGCGGCCGCTGCTCTCCACGCATGAAGTGCACAACGGCACTGTCTATATCTTGGCGCCTGCTTTGCCGCCCGGCTGA
- a CDS encoding putative DNA modification/repair radical SAM protein: MTRLTLPRKLAILSDAAKYDASCASSGSVKRSSLATGGIGSTEGSGICHSYAPDGRCISLLKLLLTNFCVYDCSYCVNRSSSNVPRARFSVEEVVGLTLDFYKRNYIEGLFLSSGIIQSPDYTMEEMVRVARTLRETHRFGGYIHLKVIPNASPELLAEAGRHADRLSTNIELPTDVSLETLAPEKKPSAIRTAMAHIEAKREESRPDGKIEGKRKPTKLAPAGQSTQMIVGADRATDATILGRSAALYSGYGLKRVYYSAFSPIPDASSKLPLAPPPLMREHRLYQADWLIRFYGFNVDEIVSGGADGLLDLKLDPKLAWALAHRGQFPVDVNRAARELLLRVPGLGVRVVDRILSSRRHHRLTLADLARMAGSIDKVRPFVEADDWSPGGLTDDAKLRGKLTPAPKQLELF; this comes from the coding sequence ATGACTCGACTGACTCTGCCACGCAAGCTCGCGATCCTCTCGGACGCGGCCAAATACGATGCTTCCTGTGCCTCGAGCGGTTCGGTGAAACGCTCGAGCCTCGCGACCGGCGGCATCGGTTCGACCGAGGGCAGCGGCATCTGCCATTCCTATGCGCCGGATGGACGCTGCATCTCGCTGCTCAAGCTGCTGCTGACCAATTTCTGCGTCTATGACTGCAGCTATTGCGTCAACCGCTCGTCCTCGAACGTGCCGCGCGCCCGTTTCTCGGTGGAGGAGGTAGTCGGGCTGACGCTGGATTTCTACAAGCGGAACTATATCGAAGGGCTGTTCCTCTCCTCGGGCATCATCCAGTCGCCCGACTACACCATGGAAGAGATGGTGCGGGTGGCGCGCACCCTGCGCGAGACGCACCGCTTCGGCGGCTATATTCACCTCAAGGTGATCCCCAACGCCTCTCCCGAGCTGCTGGCCGAAGCCGGCCGCCACGCCGACCGGTTGTCGACCAATATCGAGCTGCCGACCGACGTGAGCCTCGAAACGCTGGCGCCCGAGAAAAAGCCCAGCGCTATCCGCACGGCCATGGCGCATATCGAGGCAAAGCGCGAGGAGAGCCGGCCCGATGGCAAGATCGAGGGCAAGCGCAAGCCGACCAAGCTGGCGCCGGCCGGGCAGTCGACGCAGATGATCGTCGGTGCCGACCGGGCGACAGACGCCACTATCCTCGGCCGCAGCGCCGCGCTCTACTCGGGCTATGGGTTGAAGCGGGTCTATTACTCGGCTTTCTCACCGATCCCCGATGCGAGCTCGAAGCTGCCCTTGGCGCCGCCACCGCTCATGCGCGAGCACCGGCTGTACCAGGCCGATTGGCTGATCCGTTTCTATGGCTTCAATGTCGATGAAATCGTCTCGGGCGGCGCGGATGGGCTGCTCGATCTCAAGCTCGACCCCAAGCTGGCCTGGGCGCTGGCGCATCGCGGGCAGTTTCCGGTCGATGTGAACCGGGCGGCGCGGGAACTGCTGCTGCGCGTGCCCGGCCTCGGGGTGAGGGTGGTCGATCGCATCCTCAGCTCGCGCCGGCACCATCGGTTGACGCTCGCGGATCTGGCGCGCATGGCCGGCTCGATCGACAAGGTCAGGCCGTTCGTCGAGGCCGATGACTGGTCGCCAGGCGGGCTGACCGACGACGCGAAATTGAGGGGCAAGCTCACTCCGGCGCCGAAACAGCTGGAACTGTTCTGA
- a CDS encoding lysine-2,3-aminomutase-like protein translates to MKQDRAIRTAKDLVAAGLLEADHLGDAEAVAKHYAIAVTPAMAGLIDRADANDPIARQFVPGIAELSTTPEERADPIGDLSHSPVEGIVHRYPDRVLLKAVHVCPVYCRFCFRREMVGPEGLGTLSPDAMDAAVGYIAAHPEIWEVILTGGDPLVLSARRLEEMMVRLRDIAHVKIVRFHSRVPVVEPERVDDKLIAALKASGKTTYVALHANHPRELTPAARAAAGRLVDAGVVMLSQSVLLRGINDDPDVLAELMRGFVEMRVKPYYLHHPDLAPGTAHFRLSIAEGQALVRGLRGRVSGLCQPTYVLDIPGGYGKTPIAASTVEATGKGEYAVSDWQGRVHQYPPAGSY, encoded by the coding sequence ATGAAACAGGATCGGGCGATCCGGACAGCGAAGGATCTGGTTGCGGCCGGGCTGCTTGAAGCAGACCACCTTGGCGATGCCGAAGCGGTGGCGAAGCACTACGCCATCGCGGTGACGCCGGCGATGGCAGGGCTCATCGACCGGGCCGACGCGAACGATCCGATCGCGCGGCAATTCGTCCCCGGTATCGCCGAGCTCAGCACCACGCCGGAGGAACGAGCCGATCCGATCGGTGACCTCTCCCACTCGCCCGTCGAAGGGATCGTGCATCGCTATCCCGACCGGGTGCTGCTGAAGGCCGTGCATGTGTGCCCGGTCTATTGCCGGTTCTGCTTCCGGCGCGAGATGGTAGGGCCGGAAGGCCTGGGAACGCTGTCGCCAGACGCGATGGATGCCGCAGTCGGCTATATCGCCGCTCATCCCGAGATCTGGGAGGTGATCCTCACCGGCGGCGACCCGCTGGTGCTGTCGGCGCGCCGGCTCGAGGAGATGATGGTCCGGCTGAGGGACATCGCGCATGTGAAGATCGTGCGCTTCCACAGCCGGGTGCCGGTGGTGGAGCCCGAGCGGGTGGACGACAAACTGATCGCCGCGCTCAAGGCGAGCGGCAAGACCACCTATGTGGCGCTGCATGCCAACCACCCGCGCGAGCTGACCCCGGCAGCGCGCGCGGCGGCGGGGCGGCTGGTGGATGCCGGCGTGGTGATGCTCAGCCAGTCGGTGCTGCTGCGCGGCATCAACGACGACCCGGACGTTCTGGCCGAACTGATGCGCGGCTTCGTCGAGATGCGGGTCAAGCCCTATTACCTGCACCACCCGGACCTGGCGCCGGGCACGGCGCATTTCCGGCTGTCGATCGCCGAGGGACAGGCGCTGGTGCGCGGCCTGCGCGGCCGCGTATCGGGCCTCTGCCAGCCGACCTATGTGCTCGACATCCCCGGCGGCTACGGCAAGACGCCGATCGCGGCGAGCACTGTCGAGGCGACCGGCAAGGGCGAATATGCCGTGTCGGACTGGCAGGGCAGGGTGCACCAGTATCCGCCGGCGGGCAGCTACTAG